In the genome of Cervus elaphus chromosome 5, mCerEla1.1, whole genome shotgun sequence, the window gatccctgggttcgatccctggtcagggaactaagattccacatgccacactgccctttttttttttttttaatttaaaaaatttgaatgaatgaaggagcaagtgaggggctggaaaaagcaaaggaggggCGGCTGGGGAGCCCTTCCAGGGAGCCATAGCGGGGGCAGCCTGCAGGCCGGCCCTCACCTGtgcatcctcccctccccatgtGCCCCTGCAGGCGAGACGGTAGGCAGCTCCATGCATTCCTCCCGCTACCCGAGCCCGGCCGAGCTGGACGCCTACGCCGAGAAGGTGGCCAACAGCCCGCTCTCCATCAAGATCTTCCCCACCAACATCCGCGTGCCCCAGCACAAGCACCTCAGCCGCACGGTCAACGGCTATGACACCAGCGGCCAGCGCTACAGCCCCTACCCGCCGCACACGGCCGGCTACCAGGGCCTGCTGGCCATCGTCAAGGCGGCCGTGTCCTCCTCCTCCGGCGCGGCCGCGCCCACCGGGCCCGCCAAGAGCGTGCTCAAGAGCGCCGAGGGCAAGCGGACCAAGCTGTCCCCGGCCGCCGTGCAGGTGGGCGTCGCGCCCTACCCGGCGCCCAGCACGCTGGGGCCCCTGGCCTACCCCAAGCCGCCCGAGgcgcccgccccgccgcccggCCTGCCCGCGGCCgcggcccccgccgccgccgtcATCCCCCTGCCCGGCCGCGGCCTGCCCCTGCCGCCCTCCAACCTGCCCTCCATCCACAGCCTCCTCTACCAGCTCCACCAGCAGTGCCAGGCCCCCGGCGCCGCGCCCGCCGCCTGCCAGGCCGTGCCCGGGCCCCCGCCCAGCCCGGCCAAGCACGGCCCGGTGCCCGGCTTCCCCCGCGCCGCCTACTCGGCCACGGCCGGCCCGCCCGAGTGCCGGAAGGGCGCCGAGCTGGGCCAGGGGAGCACGCCGGCGGCCTTGACGTTGGCCGGGGCCGCCAAGCCCGCGGGCTACGCGGACGGCGGCCTGGATTACCTACTGTGGCCCCAGaagccgcccccgccgccgcccccccaGCCCCTGCGGGCCTATGGCGGCGGCGCGCTGGCCAGCAAGTCCCCCGAGGCCTGCGGGGGACGGGCATACGAGCGGGCCAGCGGGTCGCCCCTCAACTGCGGCGTGGGGCTGCCCGCCAGCTTCACCGTGGGCCAGTACTTCGCCGCCCCCTGGAACAGCGTGCTGGTGACCCCCACCAGCGACTGCTACAACCCcgcggctgcggcggcggcggcggcggcagcggcggcggccggGACCGAGCTGGGGCCGGGGGCGGCCCGGGAGCTGGCGGGGCCCCCGGCCGAGACCCTCTCGGGCCTGCCCAGCAAGAGCGTGTGCAACACGGCCGTGCTCAGCAGCAGCCTGCAGTCGCTGGAGTATCTCATCAACGACATCCGGCCGCCCTGCATCAAGGAGCGCATGCTGGGCAAAGGCTACGAGACGGTGGCCGTGCCGCGGCTGCTCGACCACCAGCACGCCCACATCCGCCTGCCCGTCTACAGATAAGGGCGGCGGCACCCGCACGGACCGACGGGCAGGGCGCcgaggaggcaggggtgggcgGGGAGAGGCAGGCCGCAGAACAGGGTGGGCGGCACGCGGGGCGGTGGGGATGGGGACAGCCCGGCCCCGGGTCCGAGTGCCCCCCACCCCGATGCCCACAGGGAAGCCAGGCTGGCGGCCCGCCAGCTGCCGCCGATGGGGAGTTGGCCAGGTGACCTCTCGCTCGCCGACGCCCCTCCCCACCATCCGCTGCCCCGGCCAGCCCTCCGGGGAGGCCTAGGGGCAGCCACCCCCCAGGTCCATACCTCCCTCCATCCAAGCTGGCGGAGGCCGGGAGAGCAAAGAAGCGGTTCTTCCCGGCTGTCCTGGAGAGGGGCTCAGGCCGCAGTGGGGCACAGGAGGAAATGTgatggtctgggggcgggggtgggatcGGAGCAGGCCCCTCTCCCCCGGCTTAGCTCCTCCCTCTTGTGGTCCCAGTCTCCAGGAGAAAGAGCAGAGGGGGCCCACAGCGCCCCTGCCCCCCCACTGCCTACTCCCAGTGAAGATCAGACAAGAGGCTCCGGAGAATGCTGGTCCCCCTGCTCCTCCCCTTCTAGACCCTCTTGCCCTCCCCACCATGCCTTCCCCACAAAGAATCCCATCTCCATTCTCCAAACCCTGGACCACCACCTTCCCCCTTCCCAACAGGACCTCTTATGGGGGGGCTGCCGGGCACAATTGTGCAGGTTGTGTACTGCACAAGGGCAAACTCATCCAAGGAGGCGTCATTTGCATCCTAGACGTGTATGTTTATGACGGCAAATTTTCTGAATCTCGAGGAAGGGGCAGCATTGACCTATTCGCACAAAGGCGCCATAGGGGCTAACAGTGTCAGAGGGCTCAGACCCTGCTTCCTTCAGGGGTCCTCCCAGGAGCCAGTGCCAGGGCAAACTGCTGGTTTTAACTGGGAGATCCAATCCACCCCCTTTTCCTGCAAGCCACCCTCCAAGACCTGCCCCACACCACTTGGGAGGGGGGAATCAGGCAGGCATGGGGGAGCCCCCCATTAAGTCCCTAAGGCCCAATTTCCCCAAGTCCTGGCCCCTCTGGCACTCTGGAAGCGGTACTGTATCTCTCTCCAAGGCCTGTTCAAGCACTAAGTGCATTTACGAATCTCTGagaatgtttttttttatatactaAAATTGACCATTATATTCTACTGTGAGAAGTACGGTCTGcactatattgttttaaaaacgaagagaaagaaaaggaaaacacagatgGTGTCTCAGCTGTGGGATTGTTTCGTTAAGCTCTTGTGTTTGTCCATTCTTCCTTCCTCCACGGCCCCCAACCCTTCCCCCGCCAGGAGTAAATCGGGCTGTCTTCTTCCCCGATGGGGCTCGGAGCCCTGGGGAGCAGGACGGGAGCCTCCTGGCACCCCCTCTGCTGGGCCACTTTGCAGGCGATATTTCACTTGCTGCCCTAAGTCTTCTGACCCCGTTAATGTGTCAGTCACTCACCAGGGCCAGCGATCGGTCCATAGGGCAGCCGAGACAGAGCCGAGCCTGGGCCCCTCTGGCTCATTGCCTGAGGGGTATGGAGGTGGGCTGGAGTTGGTGCCCCCTGCGTCACTAAACTCCCTCCTCAGTGCCTGGCACCCTCTGTGCTTCCCCAGAGGCAGTGTGACTTGGGGACAGGCCAAAGTGGCTGAGCAGTGGCCATCTCCTTGGCCAGCCCCAGCACATACCCACCCTGTGCCCCGGGGGCCTGGGGATGTCCAGGAGACCACCCTTGCCCCGGGATGCTCAGCGTGTATCCGGCGCTTACTGGGCATTCTCCTATATACAGCGTCTCTTGGGAGCCTCGCCACTGCTTGTAAGGTgtgctgtgccaagtcacttcagtggtgtctgtctgttgtgaccccatggtctgtagcccgccaggctcttctgtccatgaggattctccaggcaagaatactggagtgggtggccatgccctcctccaagggatcttccccacccagggatgatcTTGCGTCTCTTAAGCtgactgcattggcaggcgggctctttaccactagcaccacctgggaaggaagCTTGTAAGGTAGGGGGTGTTCTagaggaagaagctgaggctcagagatatgAAGtgacctgcctgaggtcacaccgCAAGTCTGCAGAAAGTTGGGATTCAAACCCCACAGCATACACTCTTATTCACATCctgtcccctccttcctccctgacCTGCTGGCCCAATGTCTGAACAGAGGGGAACAGGGGCTGTCCCCAGTCTCATTCAGGCCTGCCCTCTCATGCATGGAGCCCGTCTGGATGCATGGCAGGGTTTGGGGAAGAAGAGGGACAGAGGGGACACCCTGGATGTGACCTTGCAGTGGGGACATCCACCTCCCTAAGGCCAGGCCCCA includes:
- the FAM222A gene encoding protein FAM222A isoform X1, translating into MLACLQRTQNAPGQHLACPTKSLELRKCETVGSSMHSSRYPSPAELDAYAEKVANSPLSIKIFPTNIRVPQHKHLSRTVNGYDTSGQRYSPYPPHTAGYQGLLAIVKAAVSSSSGAAAPTGPAKSVLKSAEGKRTKLSPAAVQVGVAPYPAPSTLGPLAYPKPPEAPAPPPGLPAAAAPAAAVIPLPGRGLPLPPSNLPSIHSLLYQLHQQCQAPGAAPAACQAVPGPPPSPAKHGPVPGFPRAAYSATAGPPECRKGAELGQGSTPAALTLAGAAKPAGYADGGLDYLLWPQKPPPPPPPQPLRAYGGGALASKSPEACGGRAYERASGSPLNCGVGLPASFTVGQYFAAPWNSVLVTPTSDCYNPAAAAAAAAAAAAAGTELGPGAARELAGPPAETLSGLPSKSVCNTAVLSSSLQSLEYLINDIRPPCIKERMLGKGYETVAVPRLLDHQHAHIRLPVYR
- the FAM222A gene encoding protein FAM222A isoform X2, producing the protein MHSSRYPSPAELDAYAEKVANSPLSIKIFPTNIRVPQHKHLSRTVNGYDTSGQRYSPYPPHTAGYQGLLAIVKAAVSSSSGAAAPTGPAKSVLKSAEGKRTKLSPAAVQVGVAPYPAPSTLGPLAYPKPPEAPAPPPGLPAAAAPAAAVIPLPGRGLPLPPSNLPSIHSLLYQLHQQCQAPGAAPAACQAVPGPPPSPAKHGPVPGFPRAAYSATAGPPECRKGAELGQGSTPAALTLAGAAKPAGYADGGLDYLLWPQKPPPPPPPQPLRAYGGGALASKSPEACGGRAYERASGSPLNCGVGLPASFTVGQYFAAPWNSVLVTPTSDCYNPAAAAAAAAAAAAAGTELGPGAARELAGPPAETLSGLPSKSVCNTAVLSSSLQSLEYLINDIRPPCIKERMLGKGYETVAVPRLLDHQHAHIRLPVYR